The DNA sequence GTGGGGCGATGATTACTTCTACCTGGGGATTGGGACGATACAACTGACAGAACTTTTCAAGCCATGCTTCAGCTTCGGACATGGATTTATGGGCCTTCCAGTTTGCCAATACATATTTTGTCATAACTACCTCTCAATAAAGAATCCGGTGATGGCGGATTGG is a window from the Pseudomonadota bacterium genome containing:
- a CDS encoding triose-phosphate isomerase, encoding MTKYVLANWKAHKSMSEAEAWLEKFCQLYRPNPQVEVIIAP